In Nocardia asteroides, a single genomic region encodes these proteins:
- the rsmI gene encoding 16S rRNA (cytidine(1402)-2'-O)-methyltransferase, with product MTEPGRLVLAATPMGEIGDASQRLRDALGTAEVIAAEDTRRTRSLAKALGVEITGRVVSFYDHVELARIPALLGEIADGKTVLLVTDAGMPSVSDPGYRLVAACAERDLPVTCLPGPSAVTTALALSALPVERFCFDGFAPRKQGARREWFGTLRTESRACVFFEAPHRLADCLADAVAVLGPDRRAAVCRELTKTYEEVVRGTIGELAAWAADGVRGEITVVLAGATAVAADPADLVAEVEARVAAGIRLKDACADLAAETGASRRALYDAVLAARRADAPA from the coding sequence GTGACCGAACCGGGCAGGCTGGTACTGGCGGCAACGCCGATGGGCGAGATCGGCGACGCCTCGCAGCGGCTCCGCGACGCACTCGGCACGGCCGAGGTGATCGCGGCCGAGGACACCAGGCGCACCCGCTCGCTGGCGAAGGCGCTCGGGGTCGAGATCACCGGCCGGGTGGTGAGCTTCTACGACCACGTCGAGCTGGCCCGCATCCCGGCGCTGCTCGGCGAGATCGCCGACGGCAAGACCGTGCTGCTCGTCACCGACGCGGGCATGCCGTCGGTCAGCGACCCCGGCTACCGCCTCGTCGCCGCCTGCGCCGAGCGCGACCTCCCGGTCACCTGCCTGCCTGGCCCCTCCGCCGTGACCACCGCGCTCGCGCTCTCGGCGCTGCCCGTCGAGCGGTTCTGCTTCGACGGCTTCGCCCCGCGCAAGCAGGGCGCCCGCCGGGAGTGGTTCGGCACCCTGCGCACCGAATCCCGCGCCTGCGTCTTCTTCGAGGCGCCGCACCGGCTGGCGGACTGCCTGGCCGACGCCGTCGCGGTGCTCGGCCCCGATCGCCGCGCCGCCGTCTGCCGCGAACTCACCAAGACCTACGAGGAGGTCGTCCGCGGCACCATCGGCGAACTCGCCGCCTGGGCCGCCGACGGCGTGCGCGGCGAGATCACCGTGGTCCTGGCGGGCGCCACCGCGGTCGCCGCGGACCCGGCCGACCTGGTCGCCGAGGTCGAGGCCAGGGTCGCCGCTGGCATCCGGCTCAAGGACGCCTGCGCCGATCTCGCCGCCGAGACCGGTGCGTCCCGCCGTGCGCTCTACGACGCCGTGCTCGCCGCCCGCCGCGCCGACGCGCCCGCCTGA
- a CDS encoding dolichyl-phosphate-mannose--protein mannosyltransferase: protein MTQVTGQRATAPSVPPPARSSPAPRRPVPDFGPVDTARGWIVTGVLTLIAALTRFIYLGYPTDAGTPVFDEKHYAPQAWQMLTGNGVEDNPGYGLVVHPPVGKQLIAIGEAIFGYNAWGWRFSAAVAGTLLVLLVIRIVRRMARSTLVGAIAGLLLIADGLTFVSSRIGMLDIFMALFVVAAFGCLIVDRDEVRQRLALADFEGRAAFTAWGPRVGVRWWRFGAGVLLGLACGTKWSAIYFVVAFGLLSVAFDVAARHTYGVRRPWLGTLVRDVGPALYALVLIPLLVYLGSYAAWFASEVGVYRWAVGNQVGTGGPFAFVPDALRSLWYYSGESLRFHSELTNSAGNHHPWESKPWTWPMGLRPMLYYYADGGVTGCGQTQCVKAVMLVGTPALWWIAFPALAWMIWRGIVRRDWRYAAVLAGYGAAWLPWFLTLDRQMYYFYAVALAPFLVMGVALVLGDVLGPARRLPLPRGVPGPARAVPSERHSLGLLGVCLYLGLVIANFIWLWPILTALPITPGNWHDHLWLPSWR from the coding sequence GTGACCCAGGTGACCGGCCAGCGCGCGACGGCGCCCTCCGTGCCCCCGCCCGCGCGGTCGAGCCCGGCGCCGCGGCGCCCGGTCCCGGACTTCGGCCCGGTCGACACCGCCCGCGGCTGGATCGTCACCGGCGTGCTCACGCTGATCGCGGCGCTCACCCGGTTCATCTACCTCGGCTACCCCACCGACGCGGGCACCCCGGTCTTCGACGAGAAGCACTACGCGCCGCAGGCGTGGCAGATGCTCACCGGCAACGGGGTGGAGGACAACCCGGGGTACGGGCTGGTGGTGCACCCGCCGGTCGGCAAGCAGCTGATCGCGATCGGCGAGGCGATCTTCGGCTACAACGCCTGGGGCTGGCGCTTCTCCGCCGCGGTCGCCGGAACGCTGCTGGTGCTGCTGGTGATCCGGATCGTGCGGCGGATGGCGCGCTCGACGCTGGTCGGCGCGATCGCCGGGCTGCTGCTGATCGCGGACGGGCTCACCTTCGTCTCGTCCCGGATCGGCATGCTCGACATCTTCATGGCGCTCTTCGTCGTCGCCGCCTTCGGCTGCCTGATCGTCGACCGGGACGAGGTGCGGCAGCGGCTGGCGCTCGCCGACTTCGAGGGCCGCGCCGCGTTCACCGCGTGGGGGCCGCGGGTGGGGGTGCGCTGGTGGCGGTTCGGCGCGGGTGTGCTGCTCGGGCTCGCCTGCGGAACCAAGTGGTCGGCGATCTACTTCGTGGTGGCGTTCGGGCTGCTCAGCGTGGCCTTCGACGTGGCGGCGCGGCACACCTACGGGGTGCGGCGGCCGTGGCTCGGCACGCTCGTGCGGGACGTCGGGCCCGCACTGTACGCGCTGGTGCTGATTCCGCTGCTGGTGTATCTGGGCAGCTACGCGGCGTGGTTCGCGAGCGAGGTCGGGGTGTACCGCTGGGCGGTCGGCAACCAGGTGGGGACCGGCGGGCCGTTCGCCTTCGTGCCGGACGCGCTGCGCTCGCTCTGGTACTACAGCGGCGAGAGCCTGCGCTTCCACTCCGAGCTGACCAACTCGGCAGGCAACCACCACCCGTGGGAGTCCAAGCCGTGGACCTGGCCGATGGGGCTGCGGCCGATGCTCTACTACTACGCCGACGGCGGCGTCACCGGCTGCGGCCAGACGCAGTGCGTCAAGGCGGTCATGCTGGTCGGCACCCCGGCACTGTGGTGGATCGCCTTCCCCGCGCTGGCCTGGATGATCTGGCGCGGCATCGTGCGCAGGGACTGGCGCTACGCCGCGGTGCTGGCCGGCTACGGCGCCGCCTGGCTGCCCTGGTTCCTGACCCTCGACCGGCAGATGTACTACTTCTACGCGGTCGCGCTCGCGCCCTTCCTGGTGATGGGGGTGGCGCTGGTGCTCGGCGACGTACTCGGCCCGGCCCGGCGGCTCCCGCTGCCGCGCGGGGTGCCCGGACCCGCGCGCGCGGTACCGAGCGAGCGGCACAGCCTCGGGTTGCTCGGCGTCTGCCTCTACCTGGGGCTGGTGATCGCGAACTTCATCTGGCTGTGGCCGATCCTGACCGCACTGCCGATCACGCCGGGCAACTGGCACGACCACCTCTGGCTGCCCAGCTGGCGCTGA
- a CDS encoding GntR family transcriptional regulator produces the protein MLELEITHDSSVPPYEQLRIGVVAKVRSGALTAGTKIPTVRALAEQLGLAPNTVARAYRELEADGVLETRGRQGTFIASSGDPTRDLAGRAATEYVAAIRRLGLDDRSALRYIRSALEANPPTG, from the coding sequence GTGCTCGAGCTGGAGATCACCCACGATTCCTCGGTGCCGCCCTACGAGCAGCTGCGGATCGGCGTCGTCGCCAAGGTGCGCTCCGGCGCGCTCACCGCGGGCACCAAGATCCCGACCGTGCGGGCGCTGGCCGAGCAGCTCGGGCTCGCCCCGAACACCGTCGCCCGCGCCTACCGCGAGCTGGAGGCCGACGGCGTGCTGGAGACCAGGGGCAGGCAGGGCACCTTCATCGCCTCCTCCGGCGACCCGACCCGCGACCTCGCGGGCCGGGCCGCCACCGAGTACGTCGCCGCGATCCGGCGGCTCGGCCTCGACGACCGCAGCGCACTGCGCTATATCCGCTCCGCGCTGGAGGCCAACCCGCCGACCGGCTGA
- a CDS encoding arginine deiminase, whose product MDEGEGREAKAGLSVTSEVGRLRAVLLHRPGDELRRLTPRNNDQLLFDAIPWVERAQQEHDIFAGTLRDRGVEVLLLGELLAETLGVSGAARVQGITGAVDARRLGHPLAEQLAAHLRGVPGPELANVLIAGMTFDELPFGPDTASLVRRMHQGGDFVIDPLPNLMFTRDSSFWVGPRVAITALALPARARETSLTDLIYAFHPRFLGVRRAYESHTAPIEGGDVLLLAPGVVAVGVGERTTPAGAEALARSLFDDDLAHTVLVVPIAQNRATMHLDTVCTMVDTDAVVMYPAVRDSLTAFTIRREEGYGGRTGDGGVSMAGPDPFLPAAAEAMGIGKLRVIDTGLDGVTAEREQWDDGNNTLALAPGVVVAYERNEMTNTRLRDAGIEVLPIPGSEIGSGRGGPRCLSCPIARDEV is encoded by the coding sequence ATGGACGAAGGGGAAGGACGCGAGGCGAAGGCCGGGCTCTCGGTGACCTCCGAGGTCGGCCGGCTGCGCGCGGTGCTGCTGCACCGCCCCGGCGACGAGCTGCGCAGGCTCACCCCGCGCAACAACGACCAGCTGCTCTTCGACGCCATCCCGTGGGTCGAGCGGGCGCAGCAGGAGCACGACATCTTCGCGGGCACGCTGCGCGACCGCGGCGTCGAGGTGCTGCTGCTCGGCGAGCTGCTCGCCGAGACGCTCGGGGTCAGCGGCGCCGCGCGGGTCCAGGGCATCACCGGCGCGGTGGACGCGCGCAGGCTCGGCCACCCGCTCGCCGAGCAGCTCGCCGCCCACCTGCGCGGCGTGCCCGGCCCGGAGCTGGCGAACGTGCTGATCGCCGGAATGACCTTCGACGAGCTGCCGTTCGGCCCGGACACCGCCTCGCTGGTGCGCCGGATGCACCAGGGCGGCGACTTCGTCATCGACCCGCTGCCCAACCTCATGTTCACCAGGGACTCGTCGTTCTGGGTCGGGCCGCGGGTGGCGATCACCGCGCTGGCGCTGCCCGCGCGCGCCCGCGAGACCTCGCTCACCGACCTGATCTACGCCTTCCACCCGCGCTTCCTCGGGGTGCGGCGCGCCTACGAATCGCACACCGCGCCGATCGAGGGCGGCGACGTGCTGCTGCTCGCGCCCGGCGTCGTCGCGGTCGGGGTCGGCGAGCGCACCACCCCCGCCGGGGCGGAGGCGCTGGCCCGCAGCCTCTTCGACGACGACCTGGCGCACACCGTGCTGGTGGTGCCGATCGCGCAGAACCGGGCAACGATGCACCTGGACACCGTCTGCACCATGGTCGACACCGACGCGGTGGTGATGTACCCGGCGGTGCGGGATTCGCTGACCGCCTTCACCATCCGCCGCGAGGAGGGCTACGGCGGCCGCACCGGTGACGGCGGGGTGAGCATGGCCGGGCCCGACCCGTTCCTGCCCGCCGCGGCCGAGGCCATGGGCATCGGCAAGCTCCGGGTGATCGACACCGGGCTGGACGGCGTCACCGCGGAGCGCGAGCAGTGGGACGACGGCAACAACACGCTCGCGCTCGCCCCCGGCGTCGTTGTCGCCTACGAGCGCAACGAGATGACGAACACCCGGCTGCGCGACGCCGGGATCGAGGTGCTGCCGATTCCCGGCTCGGAGATCGGCTCCGGGCGCGGCGGGCCGCGCTGCCTCTCCTGTCCGATCGCCCGCGACGAGGTGTGA
- the soxR gene encoding redox-sensitive transcriptional activator SoxR, producing MTTADWRTKELTPGQLSERSGVAVSALHFYEREGLISSRRTSGNQRRYTRETLRRVAFIRISQRVGIPLSEIRDALDRLPAGRTPTRRDWETLSTAWRTDLDERITQLVRLRDNLTGCIGCGCLSLGSCKLANEGDRLGDQGPGARVLDVHLNCQEAAAAEPAGVCEPCEPMESVG from the coding sequence ATGACGACTGCCGATTGGCGTACGAAGGAGCTGACCCCCGGGCAGCTTTCCGAGCGTAGCGGAGTAGCGGTGTCCGCCCTGCACTTCTACGAACGCGAAGGTCTCATCTCGAGCCGCCGCACCAGCGGGAACCAGCGGCGCTACACCAGGGAGACGCTGCGCCGGGTGGCCTTCATCCGGATCTCGCAGCGGGTCGGCATCCCGCTCAGCGAGATCAGGGACGCGCTCGATCGGCTCCCGGCCGGCCGCACCCCGACCCGCCGCGACTGGGAAACGCTCTCCACTGCCTGGCGCACCGACCTGGACGAACGCATCACCCAGCTGGTCCGGCTGCGCGACAACCTCACCGGCTGCATCGGCTGCGGCTGCCTCTCGCTCGGCAGCTGCAAGCTGGCCAACGAGGGCGACCGGCTCGGCGACCAGGGGCCCGGCGCCCGGGTGCTCGACGTGCACCTGAACTGCCAGGAGGCCGCCGCCGCCGAGCCGGCCGGGGTCTGCGAGCCCTGCGAGCCGATGGAGAGCGTCGGCTAG
- a CDS encoding SDR family oxidoreductase, which produces MTVRQAKALVTGAASGIGQATAVALAKQGGQLVLTDIDSPGLTATADLVRAAGGTVLAARALDITDYDAVRAFADAVHAEHVALDIVLNIAGTSAWGTVENLEHKHWRRMVEVNLMGPIHVIETFVPPMVRAGRGGALVNVSSAAGLIALPWHAAYSASKFGIRGVSEVLRFDLAPHGISVHVVAPGAVNTPLVHSFDLVGVDKDDPRVRRLHDRFTGHAVAPEKVADAIVKGIEKDRFLVFTSFDIRFAYWWKRKFALPYEFVIGQASKKFARLLREPRR; this is translated from the coding sequence GTGACCGTGCGGCAGGCGAAAGCGCTGGTGACCGGGGCCGCGAGCGGGATCGGGCAGGCTACGGCGGTCGCGCTGGCGAAGCAGGGCGGGCAGCTCGTGCTCACCGATATCGACTCCCCCGGGCTGACCGCGACCGCCGATCTGGTCCGCGCCGCGGGCGGGACGGTGCTCGCCGCCCGCGCGCTCGACATCACCGACTACGACGCGGTCCGCGCGTTCGCCGACGCGGTGCACGCCGAGCACGTCGCGCTGGACATCGTGCTGAACATCGCGGGCACCTCGGCCTGGGGCACGGTGGAGAACCTGGAGCACAAGCACTGGCGGCGCATGGTCGAGGTCAACCTCATGGGGCCGATCCACGTCATCGAGACCTTCGTGCCGCCGATGGTCAGGGCCGGGCGCGGCGGCGCGCTGGTGAACGTCTCCTCGGCGGCCGGGCTGATCGCGCTGCCCTGGCACGCCGCCTACAGCGCCAGCAAGTTCGGCATCCGCGGCGTCTCCGAGGTGCTCCGCTTCGACCTGGCGCCGCACGGCATCTCGGTGCACGTGGTGGCGCCCGGCGCGGTGAACACCCCGCTGGTGCACTCCTTCGACCTGGTCGGCGTCGACAAGGACGACCCGCGGGTACGGCGGCTGCACGACCGCTTCACCGGGCACGCCGTCGCGCCGGAGAAGGTGGCCGATGCCATCGTGAAGGGCATCGAGAAGGATCGCTTCCTCGTCTTCACCTCGTTCGACATCCGCTTCGCCTACTGGTGGAAGCGGAAGTTCGCGCTGCCCTACGAGTTCGTGATCGGGCAGGCGTCGAAGAAGTTCGCCCGGTTGCTGCGCGAGCCGCGGCGCTAG
- a CDS encoding glycosyltransferase, giving the protein MRIVQLANFYGPRSGGLRTALHHLGDGYVAAGHEVVLIVPGPRRAEEVLPTGAVRITLPALPIPGTGGYRATDPRRVADVLAGLRPDVLEVSDRLTLRGFGRWARRRDVASVMISHERLDRFLGQVLPGPAARRFADFANRRTAEQYDVVVCTTEFARAEFRRIDAPNVELVPLGVDLELFSPNRVDERLRAELGVAGHPLLVHCGRLSVEKRVDRSIEAVGELAEAGIGARLVVAGDGPRREALERRARLLPKLPGGAPAVHFTGFLTDRDRVAALLATADVALAPGPHETFGLAALEALAAGTPVVASRSSALADIVTAECGAVAADHPAAFARAVDGVLAMPTAGRRLAARSRAEQFTWPRAVAGMLAVLGR; this is encoded by the coding sequence GTGCGCATCGTGCAGCTCGCCAATTTCTACGGCCCGCGCTCCGGGGGGCTGCGCACCGCGCTGCACCACCTGGGTGACGGCTACGTCGCCGCCGGTCACGAGGTGGTGCTGATCGTGCCAGGCCCGCGCCGCGCCGAGGAGGTGCTGCCGACCGGCGCCGTGCGGATCACGCTGCCCGCGTTGCCGATTCCCGGCACCGGCGGATACCGCGCCACCGACCCGCGCCGGGTGGCCGACGTGCTGGCCGGGCTGCGGCCGGACGTGCTCGAGGTCTCCGACCGGCTCACGCTGCGCGGCTTCGGCCGCTGGGCGCGGCGGCGCGATGTGGCGAGCGTGATGATCTCGCACGAGCGGCTCGACCGGTTCCTCGGTCAGGTGCTGCCCGGGCCGGCCGCGCGGCGCTTCGCCGACTTCGCCAACCGGCGCACCGCCGAGCAGTACGACGTGGTGGTCTGCACCACCGAGTTCGCCCGCGCCGAGTTCCGCCGGATCGACGCCCCGAACGTGGAGCTGGTTCCGCTCGGCGTCGACCTGGAGCTGTTCAGCCCGAACCGGGTGGACGAGCGGCTGCGCGCCGAGCTCGGCGTGGCCGGGCACCCGCTGCTGGTGCACTGCGGCAGGCTCTCGGTGGAGAAGCGGGTTGACCGCAGCATCGAGGCGGTCGGCGAGCTGGCCGAGGCCGGGATCGGCGCGCGGCTGGTCGTCGCCGGGGACGGCCCGCGCCGGGAGGCGCTGGAGCGGCGCGCCCGCCTGCTGCCCAAGCTGCCCGGCGGCGCGCCCGCGGTGCACTTCACCGGCTTCCTCACCGATCGCGACCGGGTCGCCGCGCTGCTCGCCACCGCCGACGTCGCGCTGGCGCCCGGCCCGCACGAGACCTTCGGGCTGGCCGCGCTCGAGGCGCTGGCCGCGGGCACGCCGGTGGTGGCGAGCCGCTCCTCCGCGCTCGCCGACATCGTCACCGCGGAGTGCGGCGCCGTCGCCGCCGACCACCCGGCCGCCTTCGCCCGCGCGGTGGACGGCGTGCTCGCCATGCCGACCGCGGGCCGCAGGCTGGCCGCGCGCAGCCGGGCCGAGCAGTTCACCTGGCCGCGCGCGGTCGCCGGGATGCTCGCGGTGCTCGGGCGCTGA